Proteins from a genomic interval of Diprion similis isolate iyDipSimi1 chromosome 10, iyDipSimi1.1, whole genome shotgun sequence:
- the LOC124411109 gene encoding protein enabled-like isoform X5 → MATANQKRWSDWNTYWACEVSISSARASVMVYDDVNKKWVPSGSSSGLSKVQLYHHQVNNTFRVVGRKLQDHEIVINCAILKGLKYNQATVTFHQWRDNKQVYGLNFSSKDDADAFAKAMLQALDVLSNGSNISRSLGPAVASTAPANYQQQQQSQQQQQQQQQQQQPLGTTQQYEEDMGYSQSQSQSQSQSQAQNGAAPLQGGLGMVGSIGSVGSVSRVSLSLGHLGGTPAPPSAPVAPIASGITTVIQVGGGVASRGSPADRENVMRTMTREDVAIIQERRMSQQNQVMNSPSAVVPPGCPPAAQQQSGHHRTSSAPPAPQPPVMPGPINPAQSQMGGGGPPVPPPQPPAAPPPPCPPCPPCPPCPPATISYQQQQPPSVNTAPVPPPMMMNHNGPPPPPMGPPGGPAAPPPPPPPPAPNANSNSSDAPPDTNSLAAALQAARLKKKQQSQPIENSGSSTSSSGSATGGSGNYGTLGRGGGGGIASMMDEMAKTLARRRAAVEKKQPEQPPEPDNSPGKGSWDKNNSSNNKFANGAESPKSARKRFGSASEDTLLKVNGVNEGAPLSAQEMEAFKAEIIKDVRREFQKMKQEIIEALRSELSRR, encoded by the exons ATGGCAACCGCTAATCAGAAACGTTGGTCCGACTGGAATACCTACTGGGCATG TGAGGTAAGCATATCATCAGCACGGGCGTCGGTGATGGTGTACGACGACGTGAACAAGAAATGGGTGCCGAGCGGAAGTTCGTCCGGCTTATCGAAGGTGCAGCTGTACCACCACCAGGTGAACAACACCTTCAGAGTGGTTGGTCGGAAGCTCCAGGACCATGAGATAGTGATAAACTGCGCTATCCTTAAAGGACTCAAGTACAATCAGGCTACGGTTACGTTTCACCAATGGCGCGACAACAAACAAGTTTACGGGCTGAACTTCTCGAGCAAGGATGACGCCGACGCTTTCGCCAAGGCCATGCTGCAGGCTCTCGAC GTCCTCAGCAACGGTAGCAATATCTCGAGGAGTCTTGGTCCAGCAGTCGCTTCTACAGCACCGGCGAATtaccagcaacagcaacagtcccaacaacaacaacaacaacaacaacagcagcaacagcctCTTGGTACTACCCAGCAGTACGAAGAGGACATGGGATACAG TCAGAGTCAAAGTCAAAGCCAAAGCCAAAGCCAGGCCCAAAACGGAGCTGCTCCATTGCAGGGGGGCCTAGGGATGGTAGGAAGCATAGGGAGCGTAGGGAGCGTGTCGAGAGTTTCCTTGTCCCTGGGGCACCTCGGTGGAACCCCGGCCCCCCCATCGGCACCTGTCGCTCCAATAGCGAGCGGCATCACGACCGTCATTCAGGTCGGGGGTGGAGTTGCGAGTCGTGGATCACCGGCTGATCGCGAGAACGTCATGAG AACCATGACCAGAGAAGATGTGGCGATAATTCAAGAGCGACGGATGTCTCAGCAGAACCAAG TCATGAACAGCCCAAGTGCTGTGGTTCCACCGGGGTGTCCGCCAGCGGCGCAACAGCAGTCTGGCCATCATCGGACCTCGTCAGCACCCCCGGCGCCTCAACCGCCGGTAATGCCGGGCCCTATAAACCCGGCACAGTCACAAATGGGGGGCGGTGGTCCACCGGTACCGCCGCCACAACCACCGGCAGCACCCCCACCACCCTGCCCGCCGTGTCCCCCATGTCCGCCGTGTCCACCAGCGACGATAAGCTACCAACAGCAACAGCCTCCGAGTGTCAACACCGCACCCGTACCACCCCCGATGATGATGAACCA CAACGGCCCACCGCCACCCCCTATGGGCCCACCCGGTGGCCCTGCTGCCCCAcccccacctccacctccgccCGCACCCAACGCTAACTCAAACAGTTCAGATGCCCCGCCTGATACCAATTCGTTAGCTGCTGCCCTCCAGGCTGCGCGTCTCAAAAAGAAACAG CAATCCCAGCCAATCGAGAACAGCGGCTCGAGCACGAGCAGTAGTGGCAGCGCCACTGGAGGGAGCGGCAACTATGGGACACTTGGACGTGGCGGGGGCGGAGGAATAGCTTCTATGATGGATGAGATGGCTAAAACACTTGCACGCAGGCGCGCAGCTGTTGAAAAGAAACAGCCAGAACAGCCTCCG gAGCCAGACAATTCGCCGGGTAAGGGTTCCTGGGATAAGAACAATTCTTCGAATAACAAATTTGCAAATGGCGCCGAATCCCCAAAGTCAGCTCGCAAGAGGTTCGGCTCCGCCTCGGAAGACACATTGCTCAAGGTGAACGGAGTCAACGAAGGTGCGCCGTTGTCTGCCCAGGAAATGGAGGCATTTAAGGCTGAAATAATCAAGGACGTTCGTAGAGAGTTTCAAAAGATGAAACAGGAGATAATCGAAG cacTCAGGTCGGAATTGAGCAGAAGGTAA
- the LOC124411109 gene encoding protein enabled-like isoform X2, producing MATANQKRWSDWNTYWACEVSISSARASVMVYDDVNKKWVPSGSSSGLSKVQLYHHQVNNTFRVVGRKLQDHEIVINCAILKGLKYNQATVTFHQWRDNKQVYGLNFSSKDDADAFAKAMLQALDVLSNGSNISRSLGPAVASTAPANYQQQQQSQQQQQQQQQQQQPLGTTQQYEEDMGYSQSQSQSQSQAQNGAAPLQGGLGMVGSIGSVGSVSRVSLSLGHLGGTPAPPSAPVAPIASGITTVIQVGGGVASRGSPADRENVMRTMTREDVAIIQERRMSQQNQVMNSPSAVVPPGCPPAAQQQSGHHRTSSAPPAPQPPVMPGPINPAQSQMGGGGPPVPPPQPPAAPPPPCPPCPPCPPCPPATISYQQQQPPSVNTAPVPPPMMMNQYASSSQNPNQSQSQPIYGTNQGNQYGVVGQNSIYGVSGGASQSNGGNQYCAGSQNSLYGSTTVQSGSGGHFGSNQSIQNSQQQQQYGSNNSINQYATSGHNQQSQYAVIGNGSHSQSQSQYAVVGNGSQQYGSTTAAQSSNNNSSNPYGTPSNLVNQYGSHSILNSNTYAPPVGSNGPPPPPMGPPGGPAAPPPPPPPPAPNANSNSSDAPPDTNSLAAALQAARLKKKQQSQPIENSGSSTSSSGSATGGSGNYGTLGRGGGGGIASMMDEMAKTLARRRAAVEKKQPEQPPEPDNSPGKGSWDKNNSSNNKFANGAESPKSARKRFGSASEDTLLKVNGVNEGAPLSAQEMEAFKAEIIKDVRREFQKMKQEIIEALRSELSRR from the exons ATGGCAACCGCTAATCAGAAACGTTGGTCCGACTGGAATACCTACTGGGCATG TGAGGTAAGCATATCATCAGCACGGGCGTCGGTGATGGTGTACGACGACGTGAACAAGAAATGGGTGCCGAGCGGAAGTTCGTCCGGCTTATCGAAGGTGCAGCTGTACCACCACCAGGTGAACAACACCTTCAGAGTGGTTGGTCGGAAGCTCCAGGACCATGAGATAGTGATAAACTGCGCTATCCTTAAAGGACTCAAGTACAATCAGGCTACGGTTACGTTTCACCAATGGCGCGACAACAAACAAGTTTACGGGCTGAACTTCTCGAGCAAGGATGACGCCGACGCTTTCGCCAAGGCCATGCTGCAGGCTCTCGAC GTCCTCAGCAACGGTAGCAATATCTCGAGGAGTCTTGGTCCAGCAGTCGCTTCTACAGCACCGGCGAATtaccagcaacagcaacagtcccaacaacaacaacaacaacaacaacagcagcaacagcctCTTGGTACTACCCAGCAGTACGAAGAGGACATGGGATACAG TCAAAGTCAAAGCCAAAGCCAAAGCCAGGCCCAAAACGGAGCTGCTCCATTGCAGGGGGGCCTAGGGATGGTAGGAAGCATAGGGAGCGTAGGGAGCGTGTCGAGAGTTTCCTTGTCCCTGGGGCACCTCGGTGGAACCCCGGCCCCCCCATCGGCACCTGTCGCTCCAATAGCGAGCGGCATCACGACCGTCATTCAGGTCGGGGGTGGAGTTGCGAGTCGTGGATCACCGGCTGATCGCGAGAACGTCATGAG AACCATGACCAGAGAAGATGTGGCGATAATTCAAGAGCGACGGATGTCTCAGCAGAACCAAG TCATGAACAGCCCAAGTGCTGTGGTTCCACCGGGGTGTCCGCCAGCGGCGCAACAGCAGTCTGGCCATCATCGGACCTCGTCAGCACCCCCGGCGCCTCAACCGCCGGTAATGCCGGGCCCTATAAACCCGGCACAGTCACAAATGGGGGGCGGTGGTCCACCGGTACCGCCGCCACAACCACCGGCAGCACCCCCACCACCCTGCCCGCCGTGTCCCCCATGTCCGCCGTGTCCACCAGCGACGATAAGCTACCAACAGCAACAGCCTCCGAGTGTCAACACCGCACCCGTACCACCCCCGATGATGATGAACCAGTACGCATCATCCTCCCAAAATCCCAACCAGTCACAATCCCAGCCAATATATGGTACCAATCAGGGGAATCAGTACGGTGTTGTTGGTCAAAACAGTATTTACGGTGTCAGTGGTGGTGCGAGTCAGAGTAACGGTGGCAACCAATACTGCGCCGGTAGTCAGAACAGTCTGTACGGTTCCACGACGGTTCAGAGTGGTAGCGGTGGTCACTTCGGCAGTAATCAGAGCATTCAGAATAgccaacagcagcaacagtaTGGTAGTAATAATTCCATAAACCAGTATGCGACCAGTGGTCATAATCAACAGTCACAGTACGCGGTTATTGGAAATGGTTCCCATAGTCAGTCGCAGTCGCAGTACGCGGTTGTTGGAAATGGTAGTCAGCAGTATGGGTCGACCACCGCTGCCCAGtcgagtaataataattcgtcAAACCCGTACGGTACCCCTTCAAATTTGGTCAATCAGTACGGCTCTCATTCCATTTTGAATTCTAACACTTATGCTCCTCCGGTTGGCAGCAACGGCCCACCGCCACCCCCTATGGGCCCACCCGGTGGCCCTGCTGCCCCAcccccacctccacctccgccCGCACCCAACGCTAACTCAAACAGTTCAGATGCCCCGCCTGATACCAATTCGTTAGCTGCTGCCCTCCAGGCTGCGCGTCTCAAAAAGAAACAG CAATCCCAGCCAATCGAGAACAGCGGCTCGAGCACGAGCAGTAGTGGCAGCGCCACTGGAGGGAGCGGCAACTATGGGACACTTGGACGTGGCGGGGGCGGAGGAATAGCTTCTATGATGGATGAGATGGCTAAAACACTTGCACGCAGGCGCGCAGCTGTTGAAAAGAAACAGCCAGAACAGCCTCCG gAGCCAGACAATTCGCCGGGTAAGGGTTCCTGGGATAAGAACAATTCTTCGAATAACAAATTTGCAAATGGCGCCGAATCCCCAAAGTCAGCTCGCAAGAGGTTCGGCTCCGCCTCGGAAGACACATTGCTCAAGGTGAACGGAGTCAACGAAGGTGCGCCGTTGTCTGCCCAGGAAATGGAGGCATTTAAGGCTGAAATAATCAAGGACGTTCGTAGAGAGTTTCAAAAGATGAAACAGGAGATAATCGAAG cacTCAGGTCGGAATTGAGCAGAAGGTAA
- the LOC124411109 gene encoding protein enabled-like isoform X3: MNEVSISSARASVMVYDDVNKKWVPSGSSSGLSKVQLYHHQVNNTFRVVGRKLQDHEIVINCAILKGLKYNQATVTFHQWRDNKQVYGLNFSSKDDADAFAKAMLQALDVLSNGSNISRSLGPAVASTAPANYQQQQQSQQQQQQQQQQQQPLGTTQQYEEDMGYSQSQSQSQSQSQAQNGAAPLQGGLGMVGSIGSVGSVSRVSLSLGHLGGTPAPPSAPVAPIASGITTVIQVGGGVASRGSPADRENVMRTMTREDVAIIQERRMSQQNQVMNSPSAVVPPGCPPAAQQQSGHHRTSSAPPAPQPPVMPGPINPAQSQMGGGGPPVPPPQPPAAPPPPCPPCPPCPPCPPATISYQQQQPPSVNTAPVPPPMMMNQYASSSQNPNQSQSQPIYGTNQGNQYGVVGQNSIYGVSGGASQSNGGNQYCAGSQNSLYGSTTVQSGSGGHFGSNQSIQNSQQQQQYGSNNSINQYATSGHNQQSQYAVIGNGSHSQSQSQYAVVGNGSQQYGSTTAAQSSNNNSSNPYGTPSNLVNQYGSHSILNSNTYAPPVGSNGPPPPPMGPPGGPAAPPPPPPPPAPNANSNSSDAPPDTNSLAAALQAARLKKKQQSQPIENSGSSTSSSGSATGGSGNYGTLGRGGGGGIASMMDEMAKTLARRRAAVEKKQPEQPPEPDNSPGKGSWDKNNSSNNKFANGAESPKSARKRFGSASEDTLLKVNGVNEGAPLSAQEMEAFKAEIIKDVRREFQKMKQEIIEALRSELSRR, encoded by the exons TGAGGTAAGCATATCATCAGCACGGGCGTCGGTGATGGTGTACGACGACGTGAACAAGAAATGGGTGCCGAGCGGAAGTTCGTCCGGCTTATCGAAGGTGCAGCTGTACCACCACCAGGTGAACAACACCTTCAGAGTGGTTGGTCGGAAGCTCCAGGACCATGAGATAGTGATAAACTGCGCTATCCTTAAAGGACTCAAGTACAATCAGGCTACGGTTACGTTTCACCAATGGCGCGACAACAAACAAGTTTACGGGCTGAACTTCTCGAGCAAGGATGACGCCGACGCTTTCGCCAAGGCCATGCTGCAGGCTCTCGAC GTCCTCAGCAACGGTAGCAATATCTCGAGGAGTCTTGGTCCAGCAGTCGCTTCTACAGCACCGGCGAATtaccagcaacagcaacagtcccaacaacaacaacaacaacaacaacagcagcaacagcctCTTGGTACTACCCAGCAGTACGAAGAGGACATGGGATACAG TCAGAGTCAAAGTCAAAGCCAAAGCCAAAGCCAGGCCCAAAACGGAGCTGCTCCATTGCAGGGGGGCCTAGGGATGGTAGGAAGCATAGGGAGCGTAGGGAGCGTGTCGAGAGTTTCCTTGTCCCTGGGGCACCTCGGTGGAACCCCGGCCCCCCCATCGGCACCTGTCGCTCCAATAGCGAGCGGCATCACGACCGTCATTCAGGTCGGGGGTGGAGTTGCGAGTCGTGGATCACCGGCTGATCGCGAGAACGTCATGAG AACCATGACCAGAGAAGATGTGGCGATAATTCAAGAGCGACGGATGTCTCAGCAGAACCAAG TCATGAACAGCCCAAGTGCTGTGGTTCCACCGGGGTGTCCGCCAGCGGCGCAACAGCAGTCTGGCCATCATCGGACCTCGTCAGCACCCCCGGCGCCTCAACCGCCGGTAATGCCGGGCCCTATAAACCCGGCACAGTCACAAATGGGGGGCGGTGGTCCACCGGTACCGCCGCCACAACCACCGGCAGCACCCCCACCACCCTGCCCGCCGTGTCCCCCATGTCCGCCGTGTCCACCAGCGACGATAAGCTACCAACAGCAACAGCCTCCGAGTGTCAACACCGCACCCGTACCACCCCCGATGATGATGAACCAGTACGCATCATCCTCCCAAAATCCCAACCAGTCACAATCCCAGCCAATATATGGTACCAATCAGGGGAATCAGTACGGTGTTGTTGGTCAAAACAGTATTTACGGTGTCAGTGGTGGTGCGAGTCAGAGTAACGGTGGCAACCAATACTGCGCCGGTAGTCAGAACAGTCTGTACGGTTCCACGACGGTTCAGAGTGGTAGCGGTGGTCACTTCGGCAGTAATCAGAGCATTCAGAATAgccaacagcagcaacagtaTGGTAGTAATAATTCCATAAACCAGTATGCGACCAGTGGTCATAATCAACAGTCACAGTACGCGGTTATTGGAAATGGTTCCCATAGTCAGTCGCAGTCGCAGTACGCGGTTGTTGGAAATGGTAGTCAGCAGTATGGGTCGACCACCGCTGCCCAGtcgagtaataataattcgtcAAACCCGTACGGTACCCCTTCAAATTTGGTCAATCAGTACGGCTCTCATTCCATTTTGAATTCTAACACTTATGCTCCTCCGGTTGGCAGCAACGGCCCACCGCCACCCCCTATGGGCCCACCCGGTGGCCCTGCTGCCCCAcccccacctccacctccgccCGCACCCAACGCTAACTCAAACAGTTCAGATGCCCCGCCTGATACCAATTCGTTAGCTGCTGCCCTCCAGGCTGCGCGTCTCAAAAAGAAACAG CAATCCCAGCCAATCGAGAACAGCGGCTCGAGCACGAGCAGTAGTGGCAGCGCCACTGGAGGGAGCGGCAACTATGGGACACTTGGACGTGGCGGGGGCGGAGGAATAGCTTCTATGATGGATGAGATGGCTAAAACACTTGCACGCAGGCGCGCAGCTGTTGAAAAGAAACAGCCAGAACAGCCTCCG gAGCCAGACAATTCGCCGGGTAAGGGTTCCTGGGATAAGAACAATTCTTCGAATAACAAATTTGCAAATGGCGCCGAATCCCCAAAGTCAGCTCGCAAGAGGTTCGGCTCCGCCTCGGAAGACACATTGCTCAAGGTGAACGGAGTCAACGAAGGTGCGCCGTTGTCTGCCCAGGAAATGGAGGCATTTAAGGCTGAAATAATCAAGGACGTTCGTAGAGAGTTTCAAAAGATGAAACAGGAGATAATCGAAG cacTCAGGTCGGAATTGAGCAGAAGGTAA
- the LOC124411109 gene encoding protein enabled-like isoform X1, which yields MATANQKRWSDWNTYWACEVSISSARASVMVYDDVNKKWVPSGSSSGLSKVQLYHHQVNNTFRVVGRKLQDHEIVINCAILKGLKYNQATVTFHQWRDNKQVYGLNFSSKDDADAFAKAMLQALDVLSNGSNISRSLGPAVASTAPANYQQQQQSQQQQQQQQQQQQPLGTTQQYEEDMGYSQSQSQSQSQSQAQNGAAPLQGGLGMVGSIGSVGSVSRVSLSLGHLGGTPAPPSAPVAPIASGITTVIQVGGGVASRGSPADRENVMRTMTREDVAIIQERRMSQQNQVMNSPSAVVPPGCPPAAQQQSGHHRTSSAPPAPQPPVMPGPINPAQSQMGGGGPPVPPPQPPAAPPPPCPPCPPCPPCPPATISYQQQQPPSVNTAPVPPPMMMNQYASSSQNPNQSQSQPIYGTNQGNQYGVVGQNSIYGVSGGASQSNGGNQYCAGSQNSLYGSTTVQSGSGGHFGSNQSIQNSQQQQQYGSNNSINQYATSGHNQQSQYAVIGNGSHSQSQSQYAVVGNGSQQYGSTTAAQSSNNNSSNPYGTPSNLVNQYGSHSILNSNTYAPPVGSNGPPPPPMGPPGGPAAPPPPPPPPAPNANSNSSDAPPDTNSLAAALQAARLKKKQQSQPIENSGSSTSSSGSATGGSGNYGTLGRGGGGGIASMMDEMAKTLARRRAAVEKKQPEQPPEPDNSPGKGSWDKNNSSNNKFANGAESPKSARKRFGSASEDTLLKVNGVNEGAPLSAQEMEAFKAEIIKDVRREFQKMKQEIIEALRSELSRR from the exons ATGGCAACCGCTAATCAGAAACGTTGGTCCGACTGGAATACCTACTGGGCATG TGAGGTAAGCATATCATCAGCACGGGCGTCGGTGATGGTGTACGACGACGTGAACAAGAAATGGGTGCCGAGCGGAAGTTCGTCCGGCTTATCGAAGGTGCAGCTGTACCACCACCAGGTGAACAACACCTTCAGAGTGGTTGGTCGGAAGCTCCAGGACCATGAGATAGTGATAAACTGCGCTATCCTTAAAGGACTCAAGTACAATCAGGCTACGGTTACGTTTCACCAATGGCGCGACAACAAACAAGTTTACGGGCTGAACTTCTCGAGCAAGGATGACGCCGACGCTTTCGCCAAGGCCATGCTGCAGGCTCTCGAC GTCCTCAGCAACGGTAGCAATATCTCGAGGAGTCTTGGTCCAGCAGTCGCTTCTACAGCACCGGCGAATtaccagcaacagcaacagtcccaacaacaacaacaacaacaacaacagcagcaacagcctCTTGGTACTACCCAGCAGTACGAAGAGGACATGGGATACAG TCAGAGTCAAAGTCAAAGCCAAAGCCAAAGCCAGGCCCAAAACGGAGCTGCTCCATTGCAGGGGGGCCTAGGGATGGTAGGAAGCATAGGGAGCGTAGGGAGCGTGTCGAGAGTTTCCTTGTCCCTGGGGCACCTCGGTGGAACCCCGGCCCCCCCATCGGCACCTGTCGCTCCAATAGCGAGCGGCATCACGACCGTCATTCAGGTCGGGGGTGGAGTTGCGAGTCGTGGATCACCGGCTGATCGCGAGAACGTCATGAG AACCATGACCAGAGAAGATGTGGCGATAATTCAAGAGCGACGGATGTCTCAGCAGAACCAAG TCATGAACAGCCCAAGTGCTGTGGTTCCACCGGGGTGTCCGCCAGCGGCGCAACAGCAGTCTGGCCATCATCGGACCTCGTCAGCACCCCCGGCGCCTCAACCGCCGGTAATGCCGGGCCCTATAAACCCGGCACAGTCACAAATGGGGGGCGGTGGTCCACCGGTACCGCCGCCACAACCACCGGCAGCACCCCCACCACCCTGCCCGCCGTGTCCCCCATGTCCGCCGTGTCCACCAGCGACGATAAGCTACCAACAGCAACAGCCTCCGAGTGTCAACACCGCACCCGTACCACCCCCGATGATGATGAACCAGTACGCATCATCCTCCCAAAATCCCAACCAGTCACAATCCCAGCCAATATATGGTACCAATCAGGGGAATCAGTACGGTGTTGTTGGTCAAAACAGTATTTACGGTGTCAGTGGTGGTGCGAGTCAGAGTAACGGTGGCAACCAATACTGCGCCGGTAGTCAGAACAGTCTGTACGGTTCCACGACGGTTCAGAGTGGTAGCGGTGGTCACTTCGGCAGTAATCAGAGCATTCAGAATAgccaacagcagcaacagtaTGGTAGTAATAATTCCATAAACCAGTATGCGACCAGTGGTCATAATCAACAGTCACAGTACGCGGTTATTGGAAATGGTTCCCATAGTCAGTCGCAGTCGCAGTACGCGGTTGTTGGAAATGGTAGTCAGCAGTATGGGTCGACCACCGCTGCCCAGtcgagtaataataattcgtcAAACCCGTACGGTACCCCTTCAAATTTGGTCAATCAGTACGGCTCTCATTCCATTTTGAATTCTAACACTTATGCTCCTCCGGTTGGCAGCAACGGCCCACCGCCACCCCCTATGGGCCCACCCGGTGGCCCTGCTGCCCCAcccccacctccacctccgccCGCACCCAACGCTAACTCAAACAGTTCAGATGCCCCGCCTGATACCAATTCGTTAGCTGCTGCCCTCCAGGCTGCGCGTCTCAAAAAGAAACAG CAATCCCAGCCAATCGAGAACAGCGGCTCGAGCACGAGCAGTAGTGGCAGCGCCACTGGAGGGAGCGGCAACTATGGGACACTTGGACGTGGCGGGGGCGGAGGAATAGCTTCTATGATGGATGAGATGGCTAAAACACTTGCACGCAGGCGCGCAGCTGTTGAAAAGAAACAGCCAGAACAGCCTCCG gAGCCAGACAATTCGCCGGGTAAGGGTTCCTGGGATAAGAACAATTCTTCGAATAACAAATTTGCAAATGGCGCCGAATCCCCAAAGTCAGCTCGCAAGAGGTTCGGCTCCGCCTCGGAAGACACATTGCTCAAGGTGAACGGAGTCAACGAAGGTGCGCCGTTGTCTGCCCAGGAAATGGAGGCATTTAAGGCTGAAATAATCAAGGACGTTCGTAGAGAGTTTCAAAAGATGAAACAGGAGATAATCGAAG cacTCAGGTCGGAATTGAGCAGAAGGTAA
- the LOC124411109 gene encoding protein enabled-like isoform X4: MATANQKRWSDWNTYWACEVSISSARASVMVYDDVNKKWVPSGSSSGLSKVQLYHHQVNNTFRVVGRKLQDHEIVINCAILKGLKYNQATVTFHQWRDNKQVYGLNFSSKDDADAFAKAMLQALDVLSNGSNISRSLGPAVASTAPANYQQQQQSQQQQQQQQQQQQPLGTTQQYEEDMGYRTMTREDVAIIQERRMSQQNQVMNSPSAVVPPGCPPAAQQQSGHHRTSSAPPAPQPPVMPGPINPAQSQMGGGGPPVPPPQPPAAPPPPCPPCPPCPPCPPATISYQQQQPPSVNTAPVPPPMMMNQYASSSQNPNQSQSQPIYGTNQGNQYGVVGQNSIYGVSGGASQSNGGNQYCAGSQNSLYGSTTVQSGSGGHFGSNQSIQNSQQQQQYGSNNSINQYATSGHNQQSQYAVIGNGSHSQSQSQYAVVGNGSQQYGSTTAAQSSNNNSSNPYGTPSNLVNQYGSHSILNSNTYAPPVGSNGPPPPPMGPPGGPAAPPPPPPPPAPNANSNSSDAPPDTNSLAAALQAARLKKKQQSQPIENSGSSTSSSGSATGGSGNYGTLGRGGGGGIASMMDEMAKTLARRRAAVEKKQPEQPPEPDNSPGKGSWDKNNSSNNKFANGAESPKSARKRFGSASEDTLLKVNGVNEGAPLSAQEMEAFKAEIIKDVRREFQKMKQEIIEALRSELSRR, encoded by the exons ATGGCAACCGCTAATCAGAAACGTTGGTCCGACTGGAATACCTACTGGGCATG TGAGGTAAGCATATCATCAGCACGGGCGTCGGTGATGGTGTACGACGACGTGAACAAGAAATGGGTGCCGAGCGGAAGTTCGTCCGGCTTATCGAAGGTGCAGCTGTACCACCACCAGGTGAACAACACCTTCAGAGTGGTTGGTCGGAAGCTCCAGGACCATGAGATAGTGATAAACTGCGCTATCCTTAAAGGACTCAAGTACAATCAGGCTACGGTTACGTTTCACCAATGGCGCGACAACAAACAAGTTTACGGGCTGAACTTCTCGAGCAAGGATGACGCCGACGCTTTCGCCAAGGCCATGCTGCAGGCTCTCGAC GTCCTCAGCAACGGTAGCAATATCTCGAGGAGTCTTGGTCCAGCAGTCGCTTCTACAGCACCGGCGAATtaccagcaacagcaacagtcccaacaacaacaacaacaacaacaacagcagcaacagcctCTTGGTACTACCCAGCAGTACGAAGAGGACATGGGATACAG AACCATGACCAGAGAAGATGTGGCGATAATTCAAGAGCGACGGATGTCTCAGCAGAACCAAG TCATGAACAGCCCAAGTGCTGTGGTTCCACCGGGGTGTCCGCCAGCGGCGCAACAGCAGTCTGGCCATCATCGGACCTCGTCAGCACCCCCGGCGCCTCAACCGCCGGTAATGCCGGGCCCTATAAACCCGGCACAGTCACAAATGGGGGGCGGTGGTCCACCGGTACCGCCGCCACAACCACCGGCAGCACCCCCACCACCCTGCCCGCCGTGTCCCCCATGTCCGCCGTGTCCACCAGCGACGATAAGCTACCAACAGCAACAGCCTCCGAGTGTCAACACCGCACCCGTACCACCCCCGATGATGATGAACCAGTACGCATCATCCTCCCAAAATCCCAACCAGTCACAATCCCAGCCAATATATGGTACCAATCAGGGGAATCAGTACGGTGTTGTTGGTCAAAACAGTATTTACGGTGTCAGTGGTGGTGCGAGTCAGAGTAACGGTGGCAACCAATACTGCGCCGGTAGTCAGAACAGTCTGTACGGTTCCACGACGGTTCAGAGTGGTAGCGGTGGTCACTTCGGCAGTAATCAGAGCATTCAGAATAgccaacagcagcaacagtaTGGTAGTAATAATTCCATAAACCAGTATGCGACCAGTGGTCATAATCAACAGTCACAGTACGCGGTTATTGGAAATGGTTCCCATAGTCAGTCGCAGTCGCAGTACGCGGTTGTTGGAAATGGTAGTCAGCAGTATGGGTCGACCACCGCTGCCCAGtcgagtaataataattcgtcAAACCCGTACGGTACCCCTTCAAATTTGGTCAATCAGTACGGCTCTCATTCCATTTTGAATTCTAACACTTATGCTCCTCCGGTTGGCAGCAACGGCCCACCGCCACCCCCTATGGGCCCACCCGGTGGCCCTGCTGCCCCAcccccacctccacctccgccCGCACCCAACGCTAACTCAAACAGTTCAGATGCCCCGCCTGATACCAATTCGTTAGCTGCTGCCCTCCAGGCTGCGCGTCTCAAAAAGAAACAG CAATCCCAGCCAATCGAGAACAGCGGCTCGAGCACGAGCAGTAGTGGCAGCGCCACTGGAGGGAGCGGCAACTATGGGACACTTGGACGTGGCGGGGGCGGAGGAATAGCTTCTATGATGGATGAGATGGCTAAAACACTTGCACGCAGGCGCGCAGCTGTTGAAAAGAAACAGCCAGAACAGCCTCCG gAGCCAGACAATTCGCCGGGTAAGGGTTCCTGGGATAAGAACAATTCTTCGAATAACAAATTTGCAAATGGCGCCGAATCCCCAAAGTCAGCTCGCAAGAGGTTCGGCTCCGCCTCGGAAGACACATTGCTCAAGGTGAACGGAGTCAACGAAGGTGCGCCGTTGTCTGCCCAGGAAATGGAGGCATTTAAGGCTGAAATAATCAAGGACGTTCGTAGAGAGTTTCAAAAGATGAAACAGGAGATAATCGAAG cacTCAGGTCGGAATTGAGCAGAAGGTAA